The sequence ATTACTGCCTCCATCTCCAGAGTCCCGAAAACAGGTGGTACGGCATGTAGAAAGAAGTCACGTCAGCCAAGAGCGTGGCTTTAATTGCACGCATGTCAAGCAAGCTGGGATAGAGAGACCGCGGTTCACAAGCATTGGAGAAAGTGCCCTAGCTTTCATTAAATAGTTTGAGATCTAGAAGATACACATGTCAGCGTATCCGACCGGCAATCATTGCGTAAGTGTTTACAAGGTTTTGTGCAGGCTTCGGACGTACTCATTCATTctgttttccctttcctccaCCCGTGGCTGGCCTGGCCTGGCATGTGAACCGACAGAGGCCTATTGAAGTACGACCGGCATGCATCAAAGATCATGGAAGAGATAGGGTAATGGTGTCAACAGGATTGGCAGGCAAAGGTTCAATTAACTTTTCGCCTAAGACAAAAAGATCTTCGGTAAGTCAAATAAAAAGATAAATTCTCGTCGTTTACGAGAGAAGATCCGCAACTGAAGTAGAGTTGAGAGTTAGTGAGGTTCTTGGAATTTCAAAGCAATGTGTTAAGTCGGCCTTACCGTTCATCGGCATTTCATCGATCTGAGTCGAGTAGTACAACTCGATATCACGCAAGATACGGACGTCGTCACTTGTGACAAAGTTGATGGCCACACCCTTGCGGCCGAAACGACCACTGCGACCAATACGGTGAATGTAGTTCTCACGGTTGGTGGGAAGATCATAGTTGATGACCAGCGAGACCTGCTGGACATCAATGCCGCGAGCCCAGACGTCGGTAGAGATCAGGACTCGGGAGTTGCCTTGGCGGAAATCTTGCATAATACTGTCACGCTCCTTCTGTGGCATCTCACCGTGCATGCTCGAGACGGTGAAGTTCGCCTCGCGCATCTTGTCCGTTAGCCAATCCACCTTGCGGCGGGTATTGCAGAAGATGACGGCTTGCGTGATTGTCAAAGTGTCATAAAGATCACAGAGGGTGTCAAACTTCcattcttccttctccactGCGATAAAGTATTGCTTGATTCCTTCCAGGGTCAGCTCGTCACGCTTGACAAGCACGCGCACTGGGTCCGTCATGAATTTGGTGGTCAAATCCAGCACATCGTAGGGCAGAGTGGCAGAGACAACCACCACTTGTGTGGCCGGTGGCAAGTACCGATATACGTCGTAGATCTGCTCGCGGAAACCTTTGTTCAAAAGCTCATCGGCTTCATCGAGAATAAGCATCTTGATGTGGCGTGTCCGCAAGTGTCGGCGACGGATCATGTCCGCGACACGGCCAGGTGTTCCAGAAACAACGTGTTGACCGTATTCCAGCTTTCGGATATCCTCGCCAATGTTGGTACCGCCAATACAAGCGTGACATTGGACGTTCATGTAATCACCGAGCGCCATGATGACGGATTGAATCTGAGTCGCAAGTTCACGAGTTGGAGAGAGGACAAGCGCTGTTCGATGTTTCGCCTCGGCGTAAGTAGAGAGTCAAAACTTGGACTGGGCGGAACTTCGTACCTTGGGTTTCGCGCACAACCGTATCGATGACTTGCAGGGTACTGATCGAGAAAGTCGCCGTTTTACCAGTACCGGACTGCGCTTGTGCGATGGTGTCACGGCCTTTACAGATCTGAACGATAGCGCGAGACTGAACAGCAGAAGGAGATTCGTAGCCGTATGCATAAATTCCGCGCAGAAGGCTTTCCTTCAGGTGCATGTCCTCGAATGTCGGCGCCACCGTGACCTCCTTGGAGGTGTTGAACTGCATGCGCTCTAGTCGGATTGTCAGTTATGCTCGGTCTCGCCAATACACCACACGATACTCACCATCAGCACGTCTGTCGATTCCGTCAGCCATCTTGAAAGGGTTGCGAATCAAGTGAGCTGGATTCGTTAAAGTCGGGTAAGTTGGAGAATGCTCAGATTAACTTCTCTCCGCGGCACATATGCGTAATGACTTTTTGCGCGACCTTGCGGCGCGTCACGTGAGTGATCGCGGAGCTCTGCTAACCCGCTATCTTTGAATGCCTCCAGAAGCGCCACTCGATCTGCTCAGTCTTGTCGCGCATCGATCCTGAGAGAGACTGACCCTCGATCGCACTATCAAAATGCTGTTTGAAGATGTGCGGTTCATCCATGAGGACCTGGAGCGTTTGGAGCAGGCCGTCGCTGACAGACTCGCTGAGAATCCCTCGACCGTGAGTGTTGcatcatcttccaccccAGCGGAGGTGGCTTTGTCCTCTGACTTTCTTATTCACGCCTTCAGATTCGATATCGCTTAGCTCGCGACCACGAAATTGCACATTTCTTGACGAGAATTGAGGAGCAATCACAGCGTCTTCTGGACATTTACAATGACCCGGAGAAACCGCTCGAAAAAGAAGCGCAGGCGATCTCGACCGGCGATCAGTTTGAGGAGTTTTACAAGCAGCTGGATGAGATTAAAGATTTCCACAAGCAATACCCAAATGAGCCGATCGAGAACCTGGAACGGGCATACAAGCGCCGCCAACCAGGTGACGGGGAGGCTCCGCGCGTCGATGTAGACGCCATGTTTACTGGAGAGGAAGGATTTGGGAAATTCCTAGATCTGACCATGATTCATGAACAATATCTGAATCTCCCCGGCGTCAAGCGTCTTCCATACACTCAGTACCTCGGGATCTTCGACGAGTTCACGCCGCCAGCCATGAACATCAAGCGCAAGGACAAAGTCTCGGACAAGTACTTCAGCTACGTCAGCGAGCTAGCAAACTATCTTGAAAGCTTTCTGAAGCGGACACGGCCTTTGCAGGATCTCGACAAGCTTTTCAGCTCATTCAGTGAAGAGTTTGACACGAAGTGGTCCGCCAAAGACGTTCCGGGTTGGACAAGCGAGAAGACGGAGAATAGCGCTCTTGGCCCACAGACACAGGGGACAGGGGCCGGAATCTGGTGTCCAGATTGTGCGAAGGAGTTCAGCAATGAGAACGTCTACCGTAATCATCTCACCGGAAAGAAACATATTCGGaacgccgaggccaagaaagCGGCCGGTCAATCAGATGAACAATCGACTGCGCCCCGACCCCAAGAAACATCCTCTTACAGCCTGAAGGAGCGTGCAGTGGCTGAACGCGAGTATCGCATCCGCTGTTTGGCGAAAGAACTGGATTCCATCCGCAACACAACTCGTGACAATGTGGAGCGCAGGCAAACTATGACTGAACGCGAGCGTCAAATTGAGAACGAAAACATGATGGCAGATTCGGAGAATTACCTGCCAGCTGGTGACGGAGACATGTCGGAGGACGAAGACGCGGATAAGTTTTACAACCCACTGAAGCTGCCGCTTGCATGGGATGGAAAGCCCATTCCATACTGGCTGTACAAGCTACATGGCTTGGGTACGGAATACCCGTGTGAGATTTGCGGTAATTTCGTCTACAGAGGCCGTCGCGCTTTTGATAAGCACTTTTCAGAGGGTCTTCACATATACGGCCTCAAGTGTTTGGGCATCACTTCCAATACCAACCTTTTCCGTGAAATCACTCGTATTGATGAGGCCGTCCGGCTTTGGGAGAAGTTGGAGCAAGACCGCAAGAAGGAGCGTGAATCTCGTGACAATGTTGTGCAGATGGAGGACGCCGAAGGCAATGTCATGCCGGAAAGGATCTATCTGGAGTATGTCACCCCGGTCCACGACATGTTTGACATGAAGATACTAACGTATTTGCTTTTAGTCTCCAAAAACAAGGTATCCTCTAGCAGATTATTCCGTCTGTTGCTGGGCTGTGATATCTACGCCCCCTAGTCTCTGTGCCACCACTATAGAAAAAACAGGGCTCTGGAGTATGGCGAATCTCAGGGATTGGGTCATTTTTTACATTGTTTTTCTCATTCACCCGG comes from Penicillium oxalicum strain HP7-1 chromosome I, whole genome shotgun sequence and encodes:
- a CDS encoding Pre-mRNA-splicing factor sap61, yielding MLFEDVRFIHEDLERLEQAVADRLAENPSTIRYRLARDHEIAHFLTRIEEQSQRLLDIYNDPEKPLEKEAQAISTGDQFEEFYKQLDEIKDFHKQYPNEPIENLERAYKRRQPGDGEAPRVDVDAMFTGEEGFGKFLDLTMIHEQYLNLPGVKRLPYTQYLGIFDEFTPPAMNIKRKDKVSDKYFSYVSELANYLESFLKRTRPLQDLDKLFSSFSEEFDTKWSAKDVPGWTSEKTENSALGPQTQGTGAGIWCPDCAKEFSNENVYRNHLTGKKHIRNAEAKKAAGQSDEQSTAPRPQETSSYSLKERAVAEREYRIRCLAKELDSIRNTTRDNVERRQTMTERERQIENENMMADSENYLPAGDGDMSEDEDADKFYNPLKLPLAWDGKPIPYWLYKLHGLGTEYPCEICGNFVYRGRRAFDKHFSEGLHIYGLKCLGITSNTNLFREITRIDEAVRLWEKLEQDRKKERESRDNVVQMEDAEGNVMPERIYLDLQKQGIL
- a CDS encoding ATP-dependent RNA helicase FAL1, yielding MADGIDRRADERMQFNTSKEVTVAPTFEDMHLKESLLRGIYAYGYESPSAVQSRAIVQICKGRDTIAQAQSGTGKTATFSISTLQVIDTVVRETQALVLSPTRELATQIQSVIMALGDYMNVQCHACIGGTNIGEDIRKLEYGQHVVSGTPGRVADMIRRRHLRTRHIKMLILDEADELLNKGFREQIYDVYRYLPPATQVVVVSATLPYDVLDLTTKFMTDPVRVLVKRDELTLEGIKQYFIAVEKEEWKFDTLCDLYDTLTITQAVIFCNTRRKVDWLTDKMREANFTVSSMHGEMPQKERDSIMQDFRQGNSRVLISTDVWARGIDVQQVSLVINYDLPTNRENYIHRIGRSGRFGRKGVAINFVTSDDVRILRDIELYYSTQIDEMPMNVADLLS